Genomic segment of Luteolibacter sp. Y139:
GATCACGAAGCGCCAGTCCGAGCCAGACCAGCACCCCGAAGCCGAAGGCGAAGATGATGGGGAATGTCCCGCTGTGCTGGAGCACGTGCGTTGCCACTGCTCCGCCCAGATAGCCGGTCAACAGAACCGCGCCGAGAATGGCGGTTCTGGGGATGACGTAGAGCGCCGTGCAGAGGAGTAGTAGCAGGCCGATGCCGACGGCCATGTCCGGGCTGATGCCCATCTTTTGGCAGGCCTCCATTACGGGCGCCAGCCGGATGACCTTGGTGATTCCGTCGAAGGCTAGGAACAGGACGACCATTGATTTAATCACAGCCGCGGTCTTCGGCATGGCCTTGCAGGACGGGGCGCAATGGCCGGAGGGTTGGAGGATTGTGTCTTGGTTCATGATCACAATCAACCTGTAGCGGATCAGGCCTGCTCCCTATTGTATAAAAGCGACAGCTGCTCCTGCTCACGCATGATCTTGGCCGGGCTCAGTCCGATGAAACGTTGCAGTGAGCGGGTGAGATGGGCTTGGTCGTAGTAGCCCGCTTCATGGACTACGTCGAGGATGGACGCGCCTTGCCGCAGGCGGAGGGTGGCCTGCCGCGCGCGCTCGATCTGGTGGATGGTTCCGCAAGTGAGGCCGGTGATCTGGACTACACGCCGCTGTTCGGTGCGGGTGGTGACGTCTTGAGGTTCTCCATGAATGGCGGCCTTTGCGACGCGGTCTTCCTGGATCACTCCGCGGCGCACCAAACGGTTCACGAATGTTTCCGCGTTCTCAAAAGTCGGAATTTCCCATACTGATCCATTCAGCCAGAATGACCGGCTCGTGGCGTTCGGAAGGATGATGTCGTTGCGGTCCCGGAATTCACTGCTGCGAAACTGGGGGATGAAGGTGCCGACCTTGAAGCGCAGGCCAAACCAATCGCCGTCCGGTGGTAGATCGGCCATGGAAGCCACGGTTTCCGGGCCGTGCACGACGATCATGGTCTTGCCCTCCACCTTGGCGAAGACGAGGTCCCAGTAGCAGGACGCGATGGAACGGAAAACCCCTGCCTGATCACTGCGGCTCCGCCACACTCTCTCGATGAAGGGAGAGTCGGAAGGACGATCCTCGAAGGTGATCAGCGCTGACAAAGAGGCACTCATTCCTTCGGCGGCCACGTCAATCCAGCAAGTTCCTTCGGCAATTGCTTCGGGTCCTCCGGATAGATCAGGGAGAGGTCCATGTCGGAAAGGGAGCCTTTGAGGAATTCCATCTCCTCCGGCGCGCCGATGATCAGCCACAATACTTCCTCGTCGGTGTCGTTGAAGACTTGCCGGAGCTGGTCGGGGCCGACGAGCACGCCGCCATGCTTCGGCACGGTCACGGTTTCCGCGCCGATGCGGATGCGGCCGGTGCCTTCGAGGACGAAGTAGAATTCCTCCGCGCGGATGTGCTTGTGGAGGGTGTTCGCGCTCTTCGGCGGCATCCTCCAGAGCCGTGCGCCCATGTTCTCGCTGCCGGTCCGTTCAAGGAAGTCGGCATTGGGAATCTTCATCAGGTTCGACGGCCGCCAGTGGAGGTCGCCGGGGGTGATGAGCTGGAAGCCGGAGAAGGTTTTCATGGCGGATGACCATGGGGTAATCCGTGCCGTCCCGTCCGGCAATCGCTTTGATCCATAGTCGCTTCGGACTTGGGAAATAAGCGGGTGTCGGAATTATAAAATATGCGGCAAAGTGGCGAGGAATCCACTTGCTGCATATTTACCAACGAGATATCACGGCTGGTCTTATGGGGATTATCTCTTGGGTTTTTCTCGGGCTCGTTGCAGGGGCGCTTGCCAAGTTCATTATGCCGGGCAAGGACCCCGGCGGTATCCTTGTAACGATCATCCTCGGGATCGTCGGTGCGATCCTCGGCGGCTTTCTCGCATCCTTCATGGGAATGGGGAAAGTCGAATCATTCGATCTCGGTGGCATCTTCATTGCCACCGTGGGAGCCATCCTGCTGCTCGTTGGGTATCGCATGTTCCGGAAGAAGCAGGCCTAGCCGGACTAAATCCGAACTGTCCATTCCCCCCATCGGAGCCCCCGGGCTCCTTGCCGAAATCATAGACAAGATTTCCGGCACTGCGCCCGAAGGCTCGTCACCGGCAGCCGTTGCAACTTTGCGACGGCTGCCCGGTCTACAACACACACATGTTTCAGATGCAGGTTCCCGCGTGACCCCGGGCATCGCGGGAGCCTCGTGTGATGGTTCGGTATCGGGCCGGCCAATTGCAAAAATGTTTCGGGGCGGGTCCCAAGCCGGGATTCAGGCTTTGGTGGTGGGCAAGCGCAGCCAATCGGCGAACCAGATGCGGCCGAGGCGGGCACCGGGTCCGGGAGTGAGGCTCTGGTCATCGATGGGCGTGCCAAAGTAGGGCTCGCTGCGGTCACCGATGACTTTCCGCGGGTCACCCTTTGCCTCGAAGAAGCGACGAACGATTTCATCCATCGGCGCAGCTTCCGGCCCGGCGATTTCTACGATGCCGCGAAGCGGGCCGGACACGGCGACGTCCGCGAGGGCTGCCGCCACATCGTCCGCAGCCATCGGCTGAAAGCGGGATGACGAAACCCGCACGGGCCCGCCGTCCGGCGAAAGGGCGGCGATGGCTCCGACGAACTCGAAGAACTGGGTGGCGCGCACGATGGTGAAGGGGACCGCTGACGCTTTGATCAGGCTTTCCTGGATGAGCTTGGCGCGGAAGTAGCCATTCGTGGCGGTGCGGTCGGTGCCGACCACTGACAGCGCGATGAAGTGCTTCACGCCTGCTTCACTGCATGCGGCCAGGATATTGCGGGTTGAAGTGTCGAAGAACTCACGCACCGCGTTTTCCTCGAAGGAGGGCGAATTGGTCACATCAACCACGACTTGCGAACCTTTGACTGTGTCCGCGAGGCCCTCGCCGGTGAGGGTGTTCACGCCGCGGGACGGTGAGGCGATGACGATCTCGTGGCCTTGTTCTTCGAGCAGTGGTGCGAGCTTGCGACCGATTAGGCCGCTGCCGCCGATGAGGGTGATTTTGAGAGGGGATCCGTTGATTGTGGAGGTGTTGGCATTCATAACGGCAGCAGCATTCCACCAGTGGTCGGTTTGCGGTAGCCACCGGCTTTGTATTACGGCTATGCATGGAGCGTATGAGCGCCTTCGACGATCTCTCCCTGCTGCGCGCGTTCGTGGCGATCGTGGAGGCCGGTAGTATTTCCGCCGGGGCGCGGCGACTGAAGATTCCGCAGCCGACGCTCAGCCGCTCCCTGCAGAGTCTTGAAGAGCGCGCCGGGGCAGTGTTGCTGCTGCGGGACACACACCGTATGAGCCTGACGCCCACCGGGCGGATTTTGTTAGAGGATGCGCAGCGGATTCTGGCGCTGGCCGATGGTGCCCAGCAGCGCATTCGCGAGGATCAGACGTCGTTGAGTGGCCACCTGCGGATTTTCGCG
This window contains:
- a CDS encoding SDR family oxidoreductase, producing MNANTSTINGSPLKITLIGGSGLIGRKLAPLLEEQGHEIVIASPSRGVNTLTGEGLADTVKGSQVVVDVTNSPSFEENAVREFFDTSTRNILAACSEAGVKHFIALSVVGTDRTATNGYFRAKLIQESLIKASAVPFTIVRATQFFEFVGAIAALSPDGGPVRVSSSRFQPMAADDVAAALADVAVSGPLRGIVEIAGPEAAPMDEIVRRFFEAKGDPRKVIGDRSEPYFGTPIDDQSLTPGPGARLGRIWFADWLRLPTTKA
- a CDS encoding helix-turn-helix domain-containing protein, giving the protein MSASLSALITFEDRPSDSPFIERVWRSRSDQAGVFRSIASCYWDLVFAKVEGKTMIVVHGPETVASMADLPPDGDWFGLRFKVGTFIPQFRSSEFRDRNDIILPNATSRSFWLNGSVWEIPTFENAETFVNRLVRRGVIQEDRVAKAAIHGEPQDVTTRTEQRRVVQITGLTCGTIHQIERARQATLRLRQGASILDVVHEAGYYDQAHLTRSLQRFIGLSPAKIMREQEQLSLLYNREQA
- a CDS encoding DoxX family protein, which codes for MNQDTILQPSGHCAPSCKAMPKTAAVIKSMVVLFLAFDGITKVIRLAPVMEACQKMGISPDMAVGIGLLLLLCTALYVIPRTAILGAVLLTGYLGGAVATHVLQHSGTFPIIFAFGFGVLVWLGLALRDPRIACWMFKRPASV
- a CDS encoding cupin domain-containing protein, whose translation is MKTFSGFQLITPGDLHWRPSNLMKIPNADFLERTGSENMGARLWRMPPKSANTLHKHIRAEEFYFVLEGTGRIRIGAETVTVPKHGGVLVGPDQLRQVFNDTDEEVLWLIIGAPEEMEFLKGSLSDMDLSLIYPEDPKQLPKELAGLTWPPKE
- a CDS encoding GlsB/YeaQ/YmgE family stress response membrane protein, whose amino-acid sequence is MGIISWVFLGLVAGALAKFIMPGKDPGGILVTIILGIVGAILGGFLASFMGMGKVESFDLGGIFIATVGAILLLVGYRMFRKKQA